Below is a genomic region from Leifsonia sp. Root112D2.
AGCCTGCTCAGTGCGATGGCCACATTGCTCTCCGAGCCGCCCATGCCGAGCGTCATCGTCGGGGTGTGCTGCAGCGGCCCGGGCGTGGCGCCGGCCATCAGCGCCATCGTCTCGCCGATCGTGACAACCCCGCTCATCGGGCGCTCCTCGTTTCGGCGACAACCTCGACGACGCGGCGGGTGCGCTCGGCCAGCGCGTCGAGTGAACCACCCTTGAGCGCGTCGCCGATCAGGGGCCCGCCGAGGCTCACGGCCACGGCCCCCGCCCTCAGCCAGCCTGGAATGTCCTCGAGAGACACCCCGCCCGACGGCACGAATTCGATGTCGGGGAACGGACCGCGCAGGTGCGCGCCGTACTGTGAACCGACCGTCTCGGCCGGGAAGATCTTCACCGCCGTCGCCCCGGCCTCCCAGCCGGAGAACAACTCGGATGGCGTCAGCCCGCCCGGGTACACCGGCACGCCCGCCGCGACAGCAAGGGCCACGATATCCAGCCGGGTCACCGGCGTCACGAGATAGTCGGCGCCGGCGTCGATGGCCCGCTGCGCCTGCTCAACGTTTGTGACGGTGCCGATGCCGATCTCTATCGCGCCGCCGCCACTGGTGCCACCGGCGCCGCCGCGCCCGACGAGCGAGAGCAGGTGCTCGATGGTTCCCGGTGTGCTCAGCGTGAGCTCGACGGAGCGCACGCCGTTCTCGGCCAGCACGTCGAGCACGGCGTCGTAATCGCGCGGGTCGCGGGCGCGCAGCACCGCTATCACCGGATGCTCGCGCAGCACAGCGGAGGGCTGCAGACGCCGGGGTTCGATGCTGCTTTCGGGGGTGGATGCGCTCACAGGGATTCCTCGAGTTGTGGCTGGTGGGTGGGGGTGGCGGCGCGAGCTCCGGTGGAGTCGCGCACGATGAGGTGGGTCGGCACGGTACCGAAATGCGGAGCATCCGCGTCGAGAATGGCGGCGGCGGCCAGAGCGCCGAGGGTGCGCGACGAGCTGTCGACGGTCGTGAGCGACGGCCAGGCCATTCCGTCGGGAAGCGAGTTGTCGCATCCGACCACGCTGACATCGCCCGGCACGTCGAGCCCGGCCTCGCGCAGGGCGGAGAGCAGGCCGAGCGCCACCTGGTCGTTGAAGGCGACTATCGCGGTCGGAAAGCCCGCGTCGTGGCCGCCGCCGGCACCATCGCCCGCCGCGATGCGCGCATACGCGGCGCGGCCGCCGTCGAAGTCGGGGCGCGTCGTCGAGAGCGTGGTCAGCGGCATCCGCAGTTCGTCGCAGACGCGGGCGAGCGTGCGCGCCTTCTGCCGACCCGACCACGACTGCGGAGGGCCGTCGACATAGCCGACGGTGCGGTGCCCGAGCGCGTGCAGGTGCCGCACGACAGCGCTGAAACCGGGCTCCACGTCG
It encodes:
- a CDS encoding bifunctional 4-hydroxy-2-oxoglutarate aldolase/2-dehydro-3-deoxy-phosphogluconate aldolase, yielding MSASTPESSIEPRRLQPSAVLREHPVIAVLRARDPRDYDAVLDVLAENGVRSVELTLSTPGTIEHLLSLVGRGGAGGTSGGGAIEIGIGTVTNVEQAQRAIDAGADYLVTPVTRLDIVALAVAAGVPVYPGGLTPSELFSGWEAGATAVKIFPAETVGSQYGAHLRGPFPDIEFVPSGGVSLEDIPGWLRAGAVAVSLGGPLIGDALKGGSLDALAERTRRVVEVVAETRSAR
- a CDS encoding LacI family DNA-binding transcriptional regulator, which codes for MATTIRQVAAAAGVSIATASRALTGSDAVVPATRQRVLRVASELDYTPSRLGRSLATGSTGNIGVILPDVTNPFYTSFLAELESAVGARDIGVLVGDSHETPQLERRLIERMTTQVDALVLASSRLDDAAVVAASARLPVVLANRMLEVTTPVPERLSQITIDVEPGFSAVVRHLHALGHRTVGYVDGPPQSWSGRQKARTLARVCDELRMPLTTLSTTRPDFDGGRAAYARIAAGDGAGGGHDAGFPTAIVAFNDQVALGLLSALREAGLDVPGDVSVVGCDNSLPDGMAWPSLTTVDSSSRTLGALAAAAILDADAPHFGTVPTHLIVRDSTGARAATPTHQPQLEESL